The genomic window CGTCCGCCTCGCTGCACAGCGACAGCACCACCGCCAGCACGGCCATCACCACGATCCCGACCACGACCTGCTCGCCGAGCACCCCGAACCAGTGCGCGGGTACCAGCACCCCCATCGCCGCCGACACCAGCGCGCCAAGCACGAGGAAGCCACCGGCGTCCACCAGGTCGGCCCGCGCGGTCTCGGCGAAGGTCTTCCACCGGTCCCCGCCCTGGACCTCGGGCAGCCTGCGCAGCGCGCGCTCGGCGATCCATTCCAGCTTGCCCCACCGCGCCCACAGCCAGCCCATCGCCATCGCGGTGGCCAGCGAGCCGAGGAACCGCGCCAGCACCATCCCCGGCTCGCCGGGGAAGGCGACCGCGGTGGCGACCAGCACGATCGGGTTCACCGCGGGGGCGGCCAGCAGGAAGGTCAGCGCGGCTGCCGGGGCCGCGCCCTGCCCGATCAGCCGGCGGGCCACCGGGACCGAGGCGCATTCGCAGCCGGCCAGCGCGACCCCCGCGAAACCGGCCACCGGCACCGAGGCGCTCTCCCGGCGGGGCAGCACCCTGCGCAGCACCCGCGCGGGGACGAACGCGGCGATCGCCCCGCTGATCAGCACGCCGAGCACCAGGAACGGCAGCGCCTGCACGCAGACCGCCACGAACACCGTGGAGCCGGTGCGCAGCGCGGGCACGTCGAGCACCGACTGCAACTGCGACTGGCCGAGGATCGCGATCAGCAGGATCCCGCAGAGCACCTCGATCGAGCTGATCCGCCCGCGGCGCCTGCGGGGC from Amycolatopsis cihanbeyliensis includes these protein-coding regions:
- a CDS encoding permease encodes the protein MPETTTGADRPPRRRRGRISSIEVLCGILLIAILGQSQLQSVLDVPALRTGSTVFVAVCVQALPFLVLGVLISGAIAAFVPARVLRRVLPRRESASVPVAGFAGVALAGCECASVPVARRLIGQGAAPAAALTFLLAAPAVNPIVLVATAVAFPGEPGMVLARFLGSLATAMAMGWLWARWGKLEWIAERALRRLPEVQGGDRWKTFAETARADLVDAGGFLVLGALVSAAMGVLVPAHWFGVLGEQVVVGIVVMAVLAVVLSLCSEADAFVAASLAPVPLLPKLVFLVVGPAIDIKLFALQAGTFGRSFALRFAPATFVVAIGCAVAAGLLVLGGVR